The DNA region TAGATCACAAAATACATTTTTTTCTCTTAATCTTCTAGAAATTAGTCTTGTATATTGTGATCCGTAATCAAAAATTACAATTGTGGCTTGCTTCAAATCTAACTCGGTTTAAATTTTTATATAAAATTATAGAATAAAGGTAAAAATTGTAAATTTGAAGATAGAAAAAAATAAAAATATATTAATAGACCAAATCGTTGAAAAGTTATCTAATGGTAAGGTTTGTATTTTGCCTACAGATACGTTTTACTCTTTATCAGTAGTTGCAGATAATTCATTAGCTATAAAAAATCTTTTTAAGATAAAAAAAAGAGATTTAAATAAACCTATTCCTCTGCTAATTTCAAGTTTAAGAGATGTAGAGAGGTATTGTGATATATCATCCCAAAGGCTTAATAAATTGGCTGATAAATTTTGGCCAGGGCCGCTAACTATTGTTCTACCAATAATGAATGATTTTCCAAAAGAAATAAATAACGGTTCAGGATATTTAGGGGTTAGAGTACCAAATCATTCATTTACCCAAAAAATAATTGAATCTCTAGGAAGACCAATAACAGGTACTTCTGCAAATATAAGTGGTGTTGCTCCCACAAAAGATATAAACCAAATCAAATTAACTTTTAGTAAAAAAGTTTCTGAAATCACTGAAATAGATTGTGGATCAGAAACTCTTTCTTCCACCGTAATAAAGATTGACAATGATGAGTCCGAAATAGATATTTTAAGAGAAGGTCCAGTAACTTTAGAAAAAATAAAAGAAGTAATTGATTAAATAAAAAAAGATGATGAATTTCATACCAACCTTAACTTCAGTACTAAATAAAGAAGATCTCGGATTGTATAAGATGATGAAATATCATTTTGGTCTCGAGAATAATTCTGAGAATTCACCTAAACAAAATTTTCCCCTTGGTACTATCGCTCAAATATTTTCAGAGCATTTTGAAGTAAATAATAAAATATCTTATTCAGTATCAGCATCAATTGAATTACTAAATGCATCTTTTGAGGTTCATGAGGATGTTAGAAATGGTAACACTGAAAGATTTGAAAAAGAGTCATTATGGTGGAAATATGGGCCAGCTCAAGCAATAAATGTAGGAGATGGTTTCCAGGCTTTATCAAGATCAGTATTATTAGATATTGCAGATGGTTTTGATAATTCCGAATCTTTATTAAGTATAATTTCTAATTTTGATGGAAGCATAATAAAGATATGTGAATCCGAAAATTATGAACTTGATCTTCAAGAAAAACCAATAACAACAATTGATGATTACCTAAGATTAGCTGAGCATAAGCTTGGAACATTATTGCTCTTAACTATGACAACTCCTATGATTCTTAGTAAATCAGATTTGGATACTCCTAATGAACTTTCAAAGAACCTAATGACTTATGAAAAAATTAGGCAAGATATAGACTTTTTTAGAGATGATTCACCAAAAGATTCAGCAAAATTTGGCGGAATTCTTTCAAAAAATAAGCCACTGCCTGTAATACTCGTATTTCAAAAAGGAAATCCAACTCAAAAAAGAAAAATTGGAGAAATCTATCTAGACAGGATTATTGATCCAAAAAAAATTCCTGAAATAAAAAAATTATGTATTGAATTAGATACCATAAACGATTCGAAAGAAATGGCTAATGATTACAAAAAAAAGTCTGAATTAGGGTTAGATCATCTAGGTTTTTCTAAATCAAGTAAGATTGAAATTTTTGAGAATATTAGCCTCTTGTAAGTTGTAATAATGGTAAAAATTATGTTAGTAAATCTAAAAATAAATAAGCCAATAACGCAAAACAAACTAAAACACAAAAAAAGACACCAATGGCACAAGAAGCTAACGAAGCGATACGTCCTACTAAAATTGATAC from Dehalococcoidia bacterium includes:
- a CDS encoding threonylcarbamoyl-AMP synthase — encoded protein: MKIEKNKNILIDQIVEKLSNGKVCILPTDTFYSLSVVADNSLAIKNLFKIKKRDLNKPIPLLISSLRDVERYCDISSQRLNKLADKFWPGPLTIVLPIMNDFPKEINNGSGYLGVRVPNHSFTQKIIESLGRPITGTSANISGVAPTKDINQIKLTFSKKVSEITEIDCGSETLSSTVIKIDNDESEIDILREGPVTLEKIKEVID
- a CDS encoding polyprenyl synthetase family protein; translation: MMNFIPTLTSVLNKEDLGLYKMMKYHFGLENNSENSPKQNFPLGTIAQIFSEHFEVNNKISYSVSASIELLNASFEVHEDVRNGNTERFEKESLWWKYGPAQAINVGDGFQALSRSVLLDIADGFDNSESLLSIISNFDGSIIKICESENYELDLQEKPITTIDDYLRLAEHKLGTLLLLTMTTPMILSKSDLDTPNELSKNLMTYEKIRQDIDFFRDDSPKDSAKFGGILSKNKPLPVILVFQKGNPTQKRKIGEIYLDRIIDPKKIPEIKKLCIELDTINDSKEMANDYKKKSELGLDHLGFSKSSKIEIFENISLL